A single genomic interval of Penaeus monodon isolate SGIC_2016 chromosome 30, NSTDA_Pmon_1, whole genome shotgun sequence harbors:
- the LOC119592700 gene encoding translation initiation factor IF-2-like, with protein sequence MTRALVVLLVWACASMVGGDYSSQPKPSFVIRPAGPSRQHAWVGYGYTDHLPLSIPKPYFIPKWVPHMDPTYTAFWVAQTPAPPRGHGAHGGHGGHKAAAPAGSIPSGFGPPKGNSVVAATHDSYSSPSKQHASSGGSFKATPHSAPKAQAPLLTAPIPPAPLPLASTEDPLATFAPAPLGSPSLIRGSRPAPQLSNPPVPVALSGASNVVVSDGGAGESSYSQL encoded by the exons ATGACGCGG GCGTTGGTAGTGCTGTTGGTGTGGGCGTGTGCGAGCATGGTGGGCGGCGACTACAGCTCGCAGCCAAAGCCCTCGTTCGTCATTCGGCCGGCGGGGCCCAGCAGGCAGCACGCATGGGTGGGCTACGGCTACACTGATCACCTCCCGCTCTCAATCCCCAAGCCTTATTTCATTCCCAAGTGGGTGCCTCACATGGACCCGACCTACACCGCCTTCTGGGTAGCCCAAACCCCCGCTCCCCCCAGGGGGCACGGCGCCCACGGCGGGCACGGTGGGCACAAGGCCGCAGCCCCCGCGGGTTCCATCCCCTCAGGCTTTGGTCCACCCAAGGGCAACTCCGTCGTCGCTGCAACCCACGACAGTTACTCCTCCCCATCTAAGCAGCACGCCTCCTCGGGCGGGTCCTTCAAGGCGACACCGCACTCTGCTCCCAAAGCCCAGGCGCCCCTGCTCACGGCCCCCATTCCCcctgctcctcttcccctcgccagCACAGAGGACCCTCTGGCGACCTTTGCACCCGCGCCTCTTGGCTCTCCTTCTTTAATCCGGGGTTCCCGCCCCGCTCCACAGCTCTCTAACCCGCCCGTGCCCGTTGCCCTTAGTGGGGCCTCTAACGTTGTAGTCTCGGATGGCGGTGCAGGGGAATCCTCTTATTCCCAGCTCTGA